In Paenibacillus sp. 1781tsa1, one DNA window encodes the following:
- the leuC gene encoding 3-isopropylmalate dehydratase large subunit, with amino-acid sequence MSKKTMFEKIWENHVIHQEEGKPSILYIDLHLVHEVTSPQAFEGLRLSGRKVRRPELTFATMDHNVPTKDRFNITDPISKQQIDTLSQNCRDFGVKLYDLDTVDQGVVHVMGPELGLTHPGKTIVCGDSHTSTHGAFGALAFGIGTSEVEHVMATQCLQQAKAKTMEVRFVGKRNPGVTAKDMILAVIAKYGTDFATGYVIEYTGESIRELSMEERMTVCNMSIEGGARAGLIAPDETTFEYLRGREYVPAGAKFDEAVAGWKQLVTDEGAEFDHVVEIDVETLIPQVTWGTSPGMGTDISSKVPVPAELPTENERKAAEKALEYMGLEPGTPIAEIPIDYVFIGSCTNGRIEDLRAAAKVAKGHTVSSQVTAIVVPGSGRVKIQAEQEGLDKIFTEAGFEWRDAGCSMCLAMNPDVLKPGQRCASTSNRNFEGRQGRGGRTHLVSPAMAAAAAVKGHFVDVRDWNFKTEAAI; translated from the coding sequence ATGAGTAAAAAAACGATGTTTGAGAAAATTTGGGAAAATCACGTAATTCATCAAGAAGAAGGCAAACCAAGCATTCTGTATATCGATCTGCATCTGGTGCACGAAGTAACTTCTCCGCAGGCATTTGAAGGACTTCGTCTGAGTGGACGTAAAGTTCGTCGCCCTGAGTTAACATTTGCAACAATGGACCACAACGTTCCAACCAAAGACCGCTTCAACATTACAGATCCAATCTCCAAGCAACAAATTGATACACTATCGCAAAACTGCCGTGATTTCGGCGTGAAGTTGTATGATCTGGACACGGTTGATCAAGGCGTTGTACACGTTATGGGACCTGAACTGGGTCTGACTCACCCGGGTAAAACGATTGTATGTGGTGACAGTCATACATCCACACACGGTGCGTTTGGCGCACTGGCATTCGGAATCGGAACAAGTGAAGTTGAGCACGTTATGGCGACTCAATGTTTGCAACAAGCGAAAGCTAAAACAATGGAAGTTCGTTTTGTCGGCAAACGTAACCCGGGTGTTACCGCGAAGGATATGATCCTCGCAGTCATCGCCAAATATGGTACAGATTTTGCAACAGGTTATGTTATTGAGTACACAGGCGAATCCATCCGTGAGTTGAGCATGGAAGAGCGTATGACGGTCTGCAACATGTCCATCGAAGGTGGAGCAAGAGCAGGATTGATCGCTCCGGATGAAACAACATTTGAATATCTGCGTGGACGTGAATACGTACCAGCGGGTGCGAAGTTTGATGAAGCTGTAGCAGGATGGAAACAGCTTGTAACCGATGAAGGTGCGGAGTTCGACCATGTGGTTGAAATCGATGTGGAAACATTGATTCCGCAAGTAACTTGGGGAACAAGCCCAGGTATGGGAACCGACATTTCTTCGAAAGTTCCTGTTCCGGCTGAATTGCCTACAGAAAACGAACGCAAAGCGGCTGAAAAAGCGCTTGAATATATGGGACTTGAACCGGGAACACCAATCGCCGAGATTCCAATTGATTATGTATTTATCGGTTCTTGCACCAATGGTCGGATCGAAGATCTGCGTGCAGCTGCAAAAGTGGCTAAAGGTCACACGGTATCCAGTCAGGTTACAGCAATTGTTGTACCAGGTTCAGGACGAGTTAAAATCCAAGCAGAACAAGAAGGTTTGGATAAAATCTTTACGGAAGCTGGATTTGAATGGCGTGATGCGGGATGCAGTATGTGTCTGGCGATGAACCCGGATGTATTGAAGCCAGGACAACGTTGTGCTTCGACGTCCAACCGTAACTTTGAAGGACGCCAAGGACGCGGAGGACGTACGCACTTGGTATCTCCGGCAATGGCAGCAGCAGCAGCGGTTAAGGGTCACTTTGTGGACGTACGGGACTGGAATTTCAAAACAGAAGCAGCGATCTAA
- a CDS encoding LysR family transcriptional regulator, translating to MEFRQLQYTLQIAAERNFSRAAEKLHIAQPSLSQQLSKLEKELGVLLFQRNTSTVELTHAGVTFVEQAQKIVDAMELLRQEMSDISQLRKGKVVVGSMPITGSHLLPHVLPAFQQAYPEIEVTLLEDSGLTLEKLTASGKADLSLLSLPLQEPSLSYVTIGEERIDLAVPPNHPLARRADPENPLPVRIEELRDEPFVVLKKGQGFRKLTFDLCEQAGFDPQVVFESTNIETVQSLVATGMGITLVPRFIARAPRSEFVPVYVPLAEPTPSRTLVVAYRQGRVLSKAAEAFIHTFQQTVAELSKGD from the coding sequence ATGGAATTCAGACAACTTCAATATACGCTGCAAATTGCGGCCGAACGCAATTTCTCCAGAGCAGCAGAAAAACTGCATATTGCCCAACCTTCATTAAGCCAGCAATTATCCAAATTGGAAAAAGAATTGGGAGTACTGCTGTTTCAGCGTAATACAAGCACCGTAGAGTTAACCCATGCGGGTGTTACTTTTGTGGAGCAAGCCCAGAAGATCGTAGATGCCATGGAGTTATTACGTCAGGAAATGTCAGACATCTCACAGCTTCGCAAAGGTAAAGTCGTTGTGGGCAGCATGCCCATCACTGGCTCACACCTGCTCCCCCACGTGCTTCCTGCGTTCCAACAAGCGTATCCCGAGATTGAAGTCACCTTGTTGGAAGACTCCGGGCTTACGCTTGAGAAATTGACAGCAAGCGGCAAAGCTGATCTGAGCCTGTTATCTCTTCCTTTACAAGAACCAAGCTTGTCTTATGTAACTATTGGCGAAGAACGGATTGATCTGGCGGTTCCCCCGAATCACCCTCTGGCACGCAGGGCAGATCCGGAAAATCCGCTTCCTGTGCGCATTGAAGAGCTTCGCGATGAACCATTTGTTGTATTGAAAAAAGGACAGGGTTTCCGCAAACTTACATTTGATCTCTGTGAGCAGGCCGGTTTTGATCCCCAAGTTGTGTTCGAGAGCACAAATATTGAAACCGTTCAGTCACTGGTCGCCACAGGGATGGGCATTACACTGGTTCCACGCTTCATTGCCCGTGCGCCGCGCAGTGAATTCGTACCTGTGTACGTACCGCTTGCTGAGCCAACTCCCAGCAGAACACTTGTTGTGGCTTACCGTCAAGGAAGAGTACTGTCGAAGGCAGCCGAAGCATTCATCCATACGTTTCAACAAACGGTGGCCGAATTGTCCAAGGGAGACTAA
- a CDS encoding carbon-nitrogen family hydrolase, with translation MTEKQQGEMRVALIQGDIQLGDPEANHKHMQALLERAVEQYPDLGLAVLPEMWNTGYALTQIHELADPEGQKSREWLSAFAQKHQISIVGGSIAEKRDGQIYNTMYAYDREGKQLTRYDKLHLFRLMDEEKYLEPGAEPEIFELQNGLTAGASICYDIRFPELARTLALNGAKALIVPAEWPNPRLHHWRTLLTARAIENQMYVIACNRVGKGGDTEFFGHSLIIDPWGEIVAEGGEGEEIVTGIIRPSLVDEVRGRIPVFEDRRPGVYFGEK, from the coding sequence ATGACAGAAAAACAACAGGGAGAAATGCGTGTAGCCCTGATTCAGGGCGATATTCAACTCGGAGACCCTGAGGCCAATCATAAACATATGCAGGCGTTGCTTGAGCGTGCGGTAGAACAGTATCCGGATCTGGGGCTGGCTGTGCTGCCTGAGATGTGGAATACCGGATACGCTTTGACTCAAATTCATGAACTCGCTGACCCGGAAGGCCAGAAATCTCGGGAATGGCTGTCTGCTTTTGCTCAAAAACATCAAATTTCCATCGTTGGCGGTTCAATTGCCGAGAAACGGGATGGTCAAATATACAATACAATGTACGCGTATGACCGTGAAGGAAAACAGCTCACTCGGTACGATAAATTACATTTGTTCCGTCTGATGGACGAGGAGAAATATTTAGAGCCTGGTGCGGAACCTGAAATTTTTGAATTGCAGAACGGTCTTACAGCGGGTGCTTCGATCTGTTACGACATCCGGTTTCCGGAACTTGCCCGCACCCTTGCTTTAAATGGTGCCAAGGCATTGATTGTACCGGCCGAATGGCCGAACCCTCGTCTGCACCATTGGCGTACATTGCTTACGGCACGAGCGATTGAGAATCAGATGTATGTGATCGCCTGTAACCGTGTGGGAAAAGGGGGAGACACCGAGTTTTTCGGACATTCCCTCATCATTGATCCTTGGGGTGAGATTGTGGCTGAAGGTGGCGAAGGGGAAGAGATCGTGACGGGAATCATTCGCCCCTCCCTGGTAGATGAGGTTCGCGGGCGTATTCCCGTGTTTGAAGACCGTCGACCTGGCGTTTATTTTGGCGAAAAATAA
- a CDS encoding ABC transporter substrate-binding protein codes for MQALDADGGALFFSAFMFRLDHLVRRIEPPEQVMLEVACEKHAFLICEEGDGRLYIGHEQFSFTTGCVYPLSPGEGYQIEHRSDSELKYFVMAFDVIHVLTGDPELYTRPVFEHRNQLNGYPYAPLSGLLEQMYVIRDYKTDAEYSHLNAQFQKWMEMIITRYTSPKTVQSMEARLHSTIQYVDDHYAEEITVQKLARLAEIRPAQYTTLFRQLTGHKPLDYVNHVRIKHAKEWLRKSDEPLRDIASRVGFKDEYYFSRRFRQMTGLSPRQYDRSIQQQTLVQDWLGHDVNIPVNPERIMFYGDSAGDLLMLGIQILGEQTYDAVAPVNVEAAVIMKPDLIIFDSNNEQQYEQLSRIAPTLAYNSHAMLDERMRSLGNWFGRQSQAEQWLTSYGERTEQMWAKIHTAIEAGETASVFTYHRGARLFVMGNIGLAPLLYHPRGFRPVTKVKEALAAGRAYKEISAEAVRQYAGDHVFVMLPEEIVAREATEMLMKSPSWKNLSAVQNGRVYAVEESTWNVGDALTIDRLLILLPELLCTSS; via the coding sequence ATGCAGGCTTTGGATGCCGATGGGGGAGCGTTGTTCTTTTCAGCATTCATGTTTCGGCTGGATCATCTGGTACGACGAATTGAACCACCTGAACAGGTGATGCTGGAAGTTGCTTGCGAGAAACATGCCTTCCTGATCTGCGAAGAAGGGGATGGGCGTTTATATATAGGACATGAACAGTTTTCGTTTACTACGGGATGTGTTTATCCACTTTCTCCGGGAGAGGGCTACCAGATTGAACATCGCAGTGACTCGGAATTGAAATATTTCGTGATGGCTTTTGATGTTATTCATGTGTTAACGGGTGATCCGGAGCTCTATACCCGCCCTGTATTTGAGCACAGAAACCAATTGAATGGTTATCCCTATGCTCCATTAAGTGGGCTGTTGGAACAGATGTATGTCATTCGGGATTATAAAACAGATGCCGAATACAGTCATCTGAATGCACAGTTCCAAAAATGGATGGAGATGATCATTACCCGGTACACCTCTCCGAAGACGGTACAGAGTATGGAAGCCAGACTACACAGTACGATTCAGTATGTAGACGACCATTATGCTGAAGAAATCACTGTACAGAAACTGGCACGTCTCGCGGAGATCAGACCAGCACAGTATACGACCCTGTTCAGACAACTCACGGGTCACAAGCCGCTTGATTATGTGAATCATGTACGTATCAAACATGCCAAGGAATGGCTTCGCAAATCGGATGAACCGCTTCGGGATATAGCGAGCCGCGTTGGGTTTAAGGATGAGTATTATTTCAGCAGGCGTTTTCGCCAAATGACCGGATTGTCTCCTCGTCAATATGACAGATCTATTCAGCAGCAAACGTTGGTACAAGATTGGTTGGGTCATGATGTGAATATTCCAGTAAACCCGGAGCGAATTATGTTTTACGGAGATTCAGCTGGAGATCTGCTTATGTTGGGCATTCAGATATTGGGAGAACAGACCTATGACGCGGTTGCTCCGGTTAATGTGGAAGCAGCTGTTATCATGAAGCCGGATTTGATTATCTTTGATAGCAACAACGAACAGCAATATGAACAACTTTCTCGCATTGCACCAACACTCGCTTATAACTCACATGCCATGTTGGACGAGCGAATGCGCAGTTTGGGCAATTGGTTTGGCAGACAATCTCAGGCTGAACAATGGCTAACCTCCTATGGGGAGCGTACTGAGCAGATGTGGGCGAAGATCCATACAGCGATTGAAGCAGGGGAAACGGCATCCGTATTTACATACCATCGGGGTGCACGATTATTTGTTATGGGCAATATCGGGCTTGCGCCACTATTATATCATCCGAGAGGATTTAGGCCGGTTACCAAAGTGAAGGAAGCACTTGCGGCGGGCAGAGCCTATAAGGAAATTTCGGCTGAAGCGGTACGTCAGTATGCGGGAGATCATGTATTTGTCATGCTGCCTGAGGAAATTGTAGCCCGGGAGGCTACAGAGATGCTGATGAAAAGTCCCAGTTGGAAGAACCTTTCGGCTGTGCAGAATGGACGGGTGTACGCTGTGGAGGAGTCGACTTGGAATGTGGGTGATGCGCTCACGATCGATCGATTGCTGATCTTGCTGCCTGAGTTGTTGTGTACAAGTTCATAA
- a CDS encoding ABC transporter substrate-binding protein: protein MKKGIRNTAVLFTITWLSVLLLACGNQGATPAAGAEDSKAATETQAEGKTTNQEQTATEETTNEGETRVFKDWTGHEVEVPVDPKRVIYHGEVTGDLLALGVVPVGILHQEGTVYDDQVAQAEDVGFPISVEKALALNPDLIIFSNSDEAQYDQIAKVAPTVTFDSFGSIEDRLRILGDLLNKKQEAEDWITKHQQATEEMWKQLHENGLKEGETASVFTMYPGNRLFVMAGAGLPQLLYGKDGLKPTAEIQKVLDQDMGFVEISTEKLYEIAGDRIFILDPVTDDAKQSTKELLDSSIWKNLPAVKEGKVYRFDIVKASSDALSREWLLQELPKQMIQ from the coding sequence ATGAAAAAAGGCATACGAAATACGGCAGTATTATTTACGATTACGTGGTTATCCGTTCTGCTGCTGGCTTGTGGAAATCAGGGTGCAACACCTGCTGCTGGTGCAGAAGATTCCAAAGCAGCCACAGAAACTCAGGCTGAAGGAAAGACAACCAATCAGGAACAAACTGCAACGGAAGAGACAACGAATGAGGGTGAGACCCGGGTATTCAAAGATTGGACTGGCCATGAGGTTGAGGTTCCTGTAGATCCGAAGCGAGTCATCTATCATGGAGAAGTTACCGGGGACCTGCTCGCGCTAGGTGTTGTTCCTGTAGGCATACTGCATCAGGAGGGAACCGTATACGATGATCAGGTTGCTCAGGCAGAAGATGTAGGATTTCCGATTAGTGTGGAAAAGGCGCTAGCCTTGAATCCCGATCTGATCATTTTCTCCAACAGTGATGAGGCACAATACGATCAGATCGCGAAGGTTGCACCTACGGTTACCTTTGATTCGTTCGGGTCAATAGAAGATCGGTTGCGTATCCTTGGCGACTTGTTGAACAAGAAGCAAGAAGCGGAGGATTGGATTACAAAGCATCAACAAGCAACAGAAGAGATGTGGAAGCAACTTCATGAGAACGGATTGAAAGAAGGGGAGACAGCTTCAGTATTCACCATGTATCCCGGGAATCGTCTGTTTGTCATGGCGGGTGCAGGATTGCCACAGTTGTTATATGGAAAAGACGGGCTGAAGCCAACCGCAGAAATTCAGAAAGTATTAGATCAAGACATGGGATTTGTAGAAATTTCGACCGAAAAATTATATGAAATTGCAGGTGATCGGATATTTATTCTAGATCCTGTGACCGACGATGCAAAGCAATCCACCAAAGAATTGCTGGATAGTTCAATCTGGAAGAACCTACCTGCTGTAAAAGAGGGAAAAGTATATCGTTTTGATATCGTAAAAGCTTCAAGTGATGCCCTTTCCAGGGAGTGGCTGTTACAAGAGCTGCCTAAACAGATGATCCAATAA
- a CDS encoding pyridoxal phosphate-dependent aminotransferase, protein MTHSDHITARSAFTIPTSDVMTQLPTQFFATLVQNVNREIASGHDVINLGQGNPDTPTPPHIVKTLQESAENPLYHKYSPFRGYSFLKEAVAKRYKEDYNVDLDPETEVAILFGGKTGLVQLPQVLLNPGDTVLVPDPGYPDYWSGVALAKANMSFMPLLESNAFLPDYEAVTAEDREKAKLMFLNYPNNPTSATAPLSFYEDTVEFAIQNQIVVASDFAYGAIGFDGHRPVSFLQAPGAKEVGIEFYTLSKTYNMAGWRVGFALGNAEIVSKINLLQDHIYVSLFGGIQAAATEALTGSQECVSSLVSRYESRRNAFYDALSSIGWQASKPAGSFFSWLPVPAGYTSASFADLLLRDAKVAVAPGIGFGSHGEGYVRAGLLSDENRLREAVERIGKLNLFK, encoded by the coding sequence ATGACCCATTCAGACCATATAACTGCTCGTTCAGCCTTTACGATACCAACTTCTGATGTAATGACACAGCTACCAACGCAATTTTTTGCTACGCTTGTTCAAAATGTAAATCGTGAAATCGCAAGTGGACATGACGTGATCAATCTGGGTCAGGGGAACCCGGATACACCTACACCTCCTCATATTGTGAAAACACTGCAAGAGTCGGCAGAAAATCCTCTCTACCACAAATACTCCCCTTTTAGAGGGTACTCTTTCCTGAAGGAAGCTGTCGCTAAACGTTATAAGGAAGATTACAATGTTGATCTGGATCCCGAGACTGAAGTAGCCATTCTGTTCGGAGGCAAAACAGGACTGGTTCAGTTACCTCAGGTCCTGCTTAACCCCGGTGACACTGTTCTCGTTCCCGATCCAGGCTACCCGGACTACTGGTCTGGTGTTGCACTCGCGAAAGCAAACATGTCATTTATGCCTTTGCTGGAGTCCAATGCATTTCTGCCGGATTACGAAGCAGTTACAGCCGAAGATCGGGAGAAGGCCAAGCTGATGTTCCTCAACTATCCCAACAATCCAACGTCGGCAACGGCTCCACTATCGTTTTACGAAGATACAGTTGAATTTGCCATTCAAAATCAAATCGTCGTTGCCAGCGACTTTGCTTACGGTGCGATTGGATTCGACGGACATCGTCCAGTAAGTTTCTTACAAGCCCCTGGTGCCAAAGAAGTGGGCATTGAGTTCTATACGTTATCCAAAACGTACAATATGGCTGGATGGCGTGTTGGATTCGCGCTAGGTAATGCAGAGATCGTCTCTAAAATCAATCTGCTTCAGGATCATATCTATGTCAGTCTTTTCGGTGGGATTCAAGCTGCGGCAACGGAAGCACTTACTGGATCTCAGGAATGTGTCTCTTCGCTGGTTTCACGTTACGAATCCCGTCGTAATGCGTTCTATGATGCGCTTTCCTCGATTGGCTGGCAAGCTTCAAAACCGGCAGGTTCATTCTTCAGCTGGTTGCCTGTACCTGCAGGTTATACCTCTGCTTCATTTGCGGACTTGTTACTGCGGGATGCCAAAGTGGCAGTCGCCCCAGGTATCGGTTTTGGTTCGCATGGTGAAGGCTATGTGCGCGCAGGACTGCTAAGTGATGAAAACCGATTACGCGAAGCTGTGGAACGGATTGGCAAGCTGAACTTATTCAAGTAA
- the proB gene encoding glutamate 5-kinase, which produces MASRIVVKIGSSSLTTEEGGLDRSSITFFAGEIAALAEQGHEVLLVTSGAVAAGFREIGYPQRPKLLHEKQAAAAVGQALLMQAYQQAFAAHRVTTAQILLTRTDFHSRKRMGNAGMTVEELLKQRVIPIFNENDTVSVDELKFGDNDLLSALVANLVKAQHLIILTDTNGLYTADPRKDPSAMRYDRIPEITAEIYAFAGGSGSSVGTGGMRSKVDAAKVATRGGVPVFVGSVKEPGDMQQAVDGTGKGTYFETRLASLSRKKQWLGFMSTPLGTIVVDDGAEEALVHGGHSLLPVGVKKVLGTFHAGDVVEVIGMDETLLGRGIVNYDDDQLRLIAGLPSGEVMKQLASIHRLEVIHRDEWITLK; this is translated from the coding sequence ATGGCTTCACGTATTGTAGTTAAGATTGGAAGCAGCTCGCTTACCACGGAAGAAGGCGGTCTGGATCGCAGTTCGATCACTTTTTTTGCCGGAGAAATTGCAGCCTTGGCTGAGCAGGGTCATGAAGTGCTCTTGGTCACCTCTGGAGCAGTGGCGGCCGGATTCCGGGAGATCGGTTACCCTCAGCGGCCCAAACTGCTGCATGAGAAACAAGCTGCAGCGGCCGTTGGGCAAGCATTGCTGATGCAGGCATATCAACAGGCTTTTGCAGCGCACCGCGTTACTACGGCACAAATTCTGTTAACCCGTACAGACTTTCACAGTCGTAAACGCATGGGTAATGCAGGAATGACCGTAGAAGAGCTGCTCAAACAGCGAGTGATTCCGATATTCAATGAGAATGATACGGTATCCGTGGACGAATTGAAGTTTGGTGATAACGATCTATTGTCCGCGTTGGTTGCGAACCTGGTGAAGGCACAGCATCTGATCATTCTAACGGATACCAACGGGCTGTACACCGCTGATCCACGTAAAGATCCTTCAGCCATGCGTTACGACCGCATCCCCGAAATAACGGCTGAAATTTACGCGTTTGCCGGCGGTTCGGGTTCATCGGTTGGTACAGGCGGAATGCGATCCAAAGTCGATGCAGCCAAGGTAGCAACCCGTGGAGGTGTCCCTGTATTTGTAGGAAGTGTGAAAGAGCCTGGAGATATGCAACAGGCGGTGGACGGAACAGGCAAAGGGACCTATTTTGAGACACGACTCGCTTCGTTATCCCGTAAAAAGCAATGGCTTGGCTTCATGTCTACTCCGCTCGGTACAATTGTTGTGGATGATGGTGCTGAAGAGGCTCTTGTGCATGGTGGACATAGTCTGCTGCCTGTAGGGGTCAAAAAGGTGCTGGGAACATTCCACGCCGGAGACGTCGTAGAGGTCATTGGAATGGATGAAACCTTGCTTGGTCGCGGTATTGTCAATTATGATGATGACCAGCTTCGACTTATTGCCGGACTTCCTAGTGGCGAAGTGATGAAACAACTCGCTAGCATCCATAGACTTGAGGTTATTCATAGAGACGAGTGGATTACGTTAAAGTAA
- a CDS encoding glutamate-5-semialdehyde dehydrogenase, translated as MSEVREKAIKAQATVPQLNRLNTEQKNAALRVMADALITETDSIITANAEDLERGREQGTPESMLDRLALNKERIAGIAEGLRQIADLPDPVGEVLETFTRPNGLHVEKLRVPIGLIGIIYEARPNVTVDAAGLCLKTGNAVLLRGGSSALSSNRKIVEVLHQALATTAMPADALQLVEDADRASVDEMLKLNGLLDVIIPRGGASLIRNVVANATVPVIETGAGICHTYVDESADPVMAAEIAINAKAQRPSVCNSMETLLLHAAYAEEHLPALAEQFREASVVLKGCDTVRRLVPSALEATEEDYATEYNDYILNIRVVENLDEAMQHIAHYGTKHSECIVTRDTAHAERFMHDVDAAAVYHNASTRFTDGFEFGYGAEIGISTQKLHARGPMGLPALTSTKYRITGNGQIRQ; from the coding sequence ATGAGTGAAGTGAGAGAAAAAGCCATCAAAGCGCAAGCCACGGTTCCACAGCTGAACCGATTGAATACAGAACAGAAAAATGCGGCCCTGCGTGTCATGGCAGATGCATTGATTACAGAGACGGATTCCATCATTACGGCAAACGCCGAAGATCTGGAACGCGGCAGAGAACAAGGCACGCCGGAATCCATGCTGGATCGGCTCGCCCTTAATAAGGAGCGGATCGCAGGCATTGCTGAAGGATTACGTCAGATTGCAGATCTGCCTGATCCAGTCGGAGAAGTGTTAGAGACATTCACCCGTCCAAACGGATTGCATGTTGAAAAATTAAGAGTGCCGATTGGCCTGATTGGCATCATCTACGAAGCTCGTCCTAATGTAACTGTAGACGCAGCCGGATTATGTCTCAAAACAGGTAATGCAGTGCTTCTGCGCGGCGGCTCTTCTGCCCTGTCCTCCAATCGTAAAATTGTCGAGGTGCTGCATCAGGCACTGGCAACGACAGCCATGCCTGCTGATGCTTTGCAACTGGTTGAAGATGCAGATCGTGCTTCCGTAGATGAAATGCTCAAGCTGAACGGATTGCTGGACGTTATTATTCCACGCGGCGGGGCTTCCCTCATTCGTAATGTGGTTGCCAATGCAACCGTACCAGTAATCGAAACTGGGGCAGGCATCTGCCATACCTATGTGGATGAATCAGCCGATCCAGTTATGGCAGCCGAAATTGCCATCAATGCCAAAGCACAACGTCCATCCGTATGTAACTCCATGGAAACGTTGCTGCTGCATGCCGCATATGCAGAAGAGCATCTGCCTGCTCTTGCCGAGCAATTCCGTGAGGCGAGTGTGGTCTTGAAAGGTTGCGACACGGTGCGCCGTCTTGTCCCTTCTGCCCTTGAGGCAACCGAGGAAGACTATGCGACCGAGTACAACGATTATATTTTAAATATCCGTGTGGTTGAGAACCTGGACGAAGCGATGCAGCACATCGCACATTACGGAACCAAACATTCCGAGTGTATCGTAACCCGGGATACAGCCCATGCAGAGCGCTTCATGCATGACGTGGATGCGGCAGCCGTCTATCACAATGCATCCACGCGTTTCACTGACGGATTTGAATTTGGCTATGGAGCCGAGATCGGAATCAGTACCCAGAAACTGCATGCACGTGGACCGATGGGACTGCCAGCACTGACGTCAACCAAATATCGTATTACAGGCAATGGACAGATTCGTCAATAA
- the proC gene encoding pyrroline-5-carboxylate reductase encodes MSQEQQTLLQQKITFHGAGAMAEAIVRGLISRLVVRPQDITMLNRSNQKRQEELSTRYAVHTGTASQSLDHLASTPVIVLCMKPKDAAAALRELGPLLSPDQLIVSVIAGLSIRTMQSLLGRKQPIARTMPNTSSTIGLGATGLAFSAEITDEQRSIVMTMFEAVGIVTIVPEDKLEVLTGISGSGPAYVYYLMEAMIAAGIRGGLSSQQSRDLTVQTVLGASRMVQQTGLEPMKLRSDVTSPGGATQAALKTLDEGDFFENVIAAVNRCAERSREMGAALEGDLKNE; translated from the coding sequence ATGAGTCAAGAGCAACAGACGTTACTACAACAGAAGATTACTTTCCACGGAGCAGGCGCGATGGCTGAAGCCATCGTGCGCGGACTGATCTCCCGCCTAGTCGTTCGTCCTCAGGATATTACGATGCTGAACCGCAGCAACCAGAAACGTCAGGAAGAGCTCAGTACCCGTTATGCAGTACATACCGGAACGGCCTCACAATCTCTGGATCATCTTGCCTCCACTCCGGTCATTGTACTCTGTATGAAACCGAAAGATGCTGCCGCAGCGCTGCGTGAACTCGGTCCTTTGTTATCACCTGATCAATTGATCGTATCTGTCATTGCCGGATTATCGATCCGCACGATGCAGTCCTTGCTCGGTCGTAAACAGCCAATCGCCAGAACCATGCCGAATACATCCAGTACCATTGGACTCGGTGCAACTGGTCTTGCCTTCTCTGCGGAGATTACGGATGAACAGCGCAGTATAGTGATGACCATGTTTGAAGCGGTTGGTATCGTGACTATCGTACCTGAAGATAAACTCGAAGTGCTCACAGGGATTTCCGGAAGCGGTCCTGCTTATGTATACTATTTAATGGAGGCCATGATTGCCGCAGGTATTCGTGGTGGCTTATCCAGTCAGCAATCTCGCGATCTCACTGTTCAGACGGTGCTCGGCGCGTCACGGATGGTACAACAAACCGGTCTAGAACCGATGAAACTTCGTAGTGATGTGACATCCCCGGGAGGGGCAACGCAGGCAGCATTGAAGACGCTGGACGAAGGAGATTTCTTTGAAAATGTAATCGCAGCCGTCAACCGCTGTGCAGAGCGCTCACGGGAGATGGGAGCTGCTTTGGAAGGGGATTTAAAAAATGAATAA